One genomic segment of Vibrio nitrifigilis includes these proteins:
- a CDS encoding MBL fold metallo-hydrolase, translating to MRFIQVLIVACISAMMAFPSVAAEGQSRYTIEQMKGNVYRFTAGHYRSVFMVTKQGILVTDPINPSAASWLKQELKKRYHLPIRYMIYSHNHVDHSLGGDKLADADTIVVGQELAAEDMKFTQLPTRLPDVTFGDHLHIKLGDSDVELKYYGVNNGRGNVSMHFMPANVMFVVDWVVLGRMPYKDLQGYDIQGMIDSTEALLNGPKFDLLVGGHAEAGDRKDVEHYLGYLKALYAKVRDGMLAGKDLKTLQKEITLPEYSNLKMYKQWLPENIAGVYRTLIDQSYFNFRPDIHQ from the coding sequence ATGCGTTTTATTCAGGTATTAATAGTGGCATGTATTAGTGCAATGATGGCTTTCCCTTCTGTTGCAGCGGAAGGACAATCTCGTTATACCATTGAACAGATGAAAGGTAATGTCTATCGTTTTACTGCTGGACATTATCGCTCAGTGTTTATGGTGACTAAACAGGGTATTTTGGTGACTGATCCGATTAATCCCAGTGCTGCATCTTGGTTAAAACAAGAGCTCAAAAAGCGCTATCATTTACCCATTCGTTACATGATATACAGCCATAATCATGTCGATCATTCTCTTGGTGGAGATAAGCTCGCCGATGCTGATACCATTGTCGTAGGGCAGGAATTAGCTGCAGAAGATATGAAGTTCACACAATTACCAACACGGTTGCCTGATGTCACTTTTGGGGATCATCTACATATCAAACTTGGCGATAGTGATGTTGAGTTGAAATATTATGGGGTTAATAACGGTCGTGGCAACGTGAGTATGCATTTTATGCCGGCAAATGTCATGTTTGTTGTCGATTGGGTCGTGCTTGGGCGGATGCCTTATAAAGATCTACAAGGTTACGATATTCAGGGAATGATAGATTCAACCGAGGCGTTACTCAATGGCCCCAAATTTGATCTGTTAGTCGGGGGCCATGCAGAGGCGGGTGATAGAAAAGATGTGGAACATTATCTAGGGTATCTTAAAGCGCTTTATGCCAAAGTCCGCGACGGCATGTTGGCGGGGAAGGATCTCAAAACCTTACAAAAAGAAATAACGTTGCCTGAATATTCCAACCTCAAGATGTACAAACAGTGGTTACCAGAAAATATTGCAGGCGTTTACCGTACTTTAATCGACCAGTCCTACTTTAATTTCCGACCTGATATTCATCAGTAA